In Vulpes lagopus strain Blue_001 chromosome 4, ASM1834538v1, whole genome shotgun sequence, the DNA window AAGCAGATTGTGTAGGAAGCAGGGGCTGCTCTAGGACACCCGATAAGGGGGTTACCACTTGACCACAGCGATTCAAGCAGGATACGGGGTAGAGCAGAGAGGGAACTCGTCTAGGAGCCCTTGGGGCAGCCGAGAGACCAGCTGGCGAGCAGCTCCGTGCTGTCACGCAGAGGGGACCCGCAGGGCTCACCTTCCCCTATGACAGTGTCCACAATCAGCCAGCCTGGATCAAGCTCCTGGGTGAAGTCCAGGGCTCCCTGGGCGGGGTCCTCATACGCTTGGAGGTCCACGTAAGGCTTCAGCCACAGCTTGTCCTCTGCGGGGAGAACAGGGAGGGCTCGGCCACAGGAGCCCCAGCGTGATGGCTTGGGAGGATTTTTTGGTGGTGGCGAGGGGAGCTGGGGCCAACAGCACTCCCCAGACTTTTCATTGTTCTGCTCTCTTAGGAGTCCCATTTTGGCTAAAGCGGGAGAAAAACCTTCCTCTGTCTATGTGCAAAGCTCCGCGTCCCTGCCCCCAGAGGCCCAGAGCTGCGGGCCAGAACCGGGCCTGAAAGCTGTTCACGGCCTCTGGTTACCCAATCTTCCCTCGGCTCACTGACCACACTTCAGATTCCTCGCccttcctcctcacccctgctAGCCATACTCCTCCGATCACTCACACCTCATGCACATTCCCAGACAAGCCTCACTCCCACCCTTTCACTTGGATGAACCACTGACTCCCCCTTTCGTGGGACGCCTAATGAGGTGACCCGCAGGAAGCCCACATGCCCTGGAGGACTTCTAGGGGCCTGCCAGCAATCGTTTCCTCGCTGAGACTCAGCCCACAGACCTGGCCAGCCAGGACGGGGGAGGCCGCCCCAGGCCCAGGTGTTGGAACAGAGGCAGCAAGAGCTAACAGGTAATTGCACAGAGCCTCTGGGGGGCTATCGTTACAAAATTAATTAACCAAAGTTAATTAGGTGGCAAAACAGTAAAGCCCTAGAGACAACAGCCCCAACCCGTGCTCCCAGAGTTGGCCTGGCAAATGTGGGTTCTCTGGTTCCATCTCCATGGCATGTCCCAATaccgctgcccccaccccgctccaCCACCACATATACGCACAGGTGCCCTGGGCTCACCTCGGTTCACTTCGGCGACACGGTCACGTTGCCTCTGCGGGTGTCTCCGCTGTGCTTtcctgtggggggaggggaggggacagcttCTTCAGAGTCCCAGGACTGGCCCAGGGCCCTCTGGCTGGGCTATTCCCACAAACGACAGGGTGGGGGTGTAGGATGGCGTTGGGGGTACGCTGGAGCTTTCGTCCTAAGGGCTGGGAGGGTTGCTGGGGCTGCGTTCTGGGATTTCTGGCCAGGCAAAGGGACCCCGGGTGGTGGCCGCGGAGGGACAGCAGCAGCACCTTGATCGGAAGAAGAGCATCCCCATCAGCAGAGCGACACCCAGGAGCAGCCCGAAGATGATGGCCACAATCTCTCCTCCGGTCAGGCCCCTGGAAACTGTGGCACATGGCGTGAGGAAGGCTGGAGGGCTCAGAGGCCACAGCAATGATGGTGGCTAACAGGGCATGCCCGGGGGCAGAGCCCTCAGTGGGCCACAGGGGGGTCCCCTACCCAAGGAGATGggggtgtgtgagagagagccTCACACTGGGACCACTAGCTTGGGGCTGCCTACTGACGAGCACGACCCCGAGGGCTTGGGAGAGTGGACAGGACACTGGAAGGCCGCATCCAGGGTCGGGGTATCTGAGGAGACTACGATGCGGCAGGGGCTTCGTGCGGGTCCGTGGGGGGCTCTCCGCACCCCAGGCAGCCTCTAAGTGTGCGTCTGTGCGTGTGCATACGGGAAGAAGCCAGGGTCTGAGAAGCCTCAGTGGGGTGACAGGTGCATGGGTGTGGGGTAGAACACGGGATAACCCCTCACCTGGTGGGCTTGTCCGAAACTCATGGTCAGGGGAGAACGGGCCAGGCCCTAGAGGGGTCAACATTCGAACCCTGACAATGTACGTGGTGTCTGGCTGCAGCTCAGTCAGCAAGACCCTGGGTTCCAGAACCATCTGATGCCGTTCTTCGTCCTGTGGATGAGAGCTAACGTCAGCTGGCCTGTGCTGAGCCCAACCGGGCGGAGGCGATGGCCAGTCCTGGGATCCCATGGAGACGGACAGGGAGCGGTCAGGACAGGGCTCCCTGTAGGCTTTTGACCTGAGAAAGCCGCACAGCTCACTTTGGTCAGTTTTCCGTCCACCCCGTACCCGGGGATGCCGGGGTGTGCCCGGCGGGGACCCCAGACGCGGTCCCGCAGCCCCCCTGCACCTGATTCAGCACGTGCAGCTCGTAGCTCAGGTTCGCCCCGGGGCTGCGCGGCCTGGACCCTGCCCAGGTCAGTTCCAGCTGCCGTGGCTCCTTCTTCACCAGCCTCAGGGACAGGCCTGACAGGGACTCTGGGAGCCGGGAGGGGTCCAGTGGgtttggaaagaaagaggaaagagcttCAACAGCGTTTCGATTGCTTCCTGCCCATCCGCTTGGCCCTGGAGTCCTCAGCCCTTCTGGTTTCTTCCAGGCCCGTCCCGGCTGCTCACCTGCATGGCCCATGCTGATGCTCAGGGAGGCGCTGGCGGGGGTGGAGGTGCCCAGCCCCGACACTCCATTCTGGGCCTCCACGTTAAAGGTGTAGTTGGCGTAGGGTTCAAGGCCGTTGACGCGCACGGCCGGCGCCGTGAGCCCGCTGGCTCCCGGGGAAAAGTGCACACTTCCCCCGCAGGGCTGGCAGGGCCCCCCGTCCACCGCTGCTCCCCGGCACTGTGAACACCCCACGCTGTACCTCACATCCTGGCGCCCCCCCATATCCGCCGGGGGTTCCCAACGCAGCGAGAGCTGAGTCCCCAACACAGAGAAGCTCAGGTTTCGGGGAACTGAGGGGGGTCCTGTAAGGAGAAGAGCCGTCGGGAGGAGCCAGCTGCGCTCTCGCTCTGTCCAAGCTGctggcccctgcctcctcctACCTCCGAAGGCCTTGCTGGGAGATTCCCACTGAGGGAAAAGGACCTTCACCTTCTGCCTTCTTCTGGGGCAGGGGAGCCTAAAGTctctggcactttttttttttttttaagattttatttattcatgagacacacacagagagagaggcagagacccaggcagagggagaagcaggctccctgcggggagcccgatgcgggactcgatcccaggaccccgggatcatgacctgagccaaaggcagatgctcagccgctgagccacccaggtgtcctctaaGCATCCGACACTTTAAAGGATGCCCACTATCAGAAAAGCTCTGGAGGATTCCAACCTTAACACGGGCTGGACAAAGTCCTGCCCCGCCACCCAGGACTCACGTGTGCAGGACACCTGGGGGCCCTCCCCAGGGGCTCGGAAATGGCCGCTGTCGCAGATGCAGAGGGTGGCCCCCTCGGACTCAGCTGCGCTGTGTCCTGGGCACTTGACACAACGGGGCGCATCTGCGTCCGCCCGGTAGGAGCCACTGGGACAGGCTGGAGAGAGAATGCAGCGGAGCCATGGATGTCCAGCCGTTACAGGCAGGCTCatccccactccccctccctcccccagtcctTTGTACCAGAAACACAGGtgcctccctggggtgggggggacgggggTGCTCAGCCGCTCAGTCTAAACATCACTGAGATGGCGCAGAAGCATCCTTCCGTCCCCCAGCACCTGGAGGACCCCCCTACCCCCGCATGTCCCCACCGCCTCCTCCAGTCTCCttacccaggcatccttcaccGCTGCCGCCTTCCTCGTAGCCGGGCTCACAGTGGCACCGCCCCACGGGCACCAGCCACTCCCCGTCGGGGCTGCAGTGCATGCGGGGCGCACCTGAGGGGCCGGGGCTGACCTGGGCGTGGGGCAAGCAGGTCCCCGCCACCTCCACCAGCCCGCCAGGTCCGGGCAGAGTGTCAGGGAATCGGGCCAAGCCCTGCACGACCTCAGGACAGCGCTGGTAAAAGACCCTTACGGACACCAGGGCCACACAGGCACCTGGGTTGTGGAAAGCGAGGTAGAGGCCTCGGCGGGTCAGGCGCCCCAAGGAGCAGCGCTCCACGTTCAGTTTCACAGCGCCAGACGCGAGGTCCCGGATGGTGAAGCTCTGGTCTGCAGCCACAGTAGTTACCTGGGaagagggggggcggggggtggaggtggaatGGCAAGTCATGCTTCATGCCCACGGAACAGAAAAAAAACGATTGTTTGCTTGATACCTTAGAGTTCCTGCAACCATAAACCAAGGGCTTATTACGTGTGAGCTACTGAGCTAAGCGTCCTGTGCGTGTTACACTGTTTGGGTCCAGTGAGGTGGGACGGATGGCcagccccactttacagatggggaaactaaggctaGGAGTAGGACAGGTCCAAGACCTTGTACGACGTGGTGTGGCTGGAATCCGGGCAGTGAGACGCTACAGCCCATATAATTTCCACTATTCGAAGGTGTTCCCAACCTCTGTGCCAGTGAGGTGATCAGTTATAAAGTGCGTCATGGTTAATTTATTACTAATAACAAACTTTACAACGTCttccctttgggaaaaaaaaaaaaagatgagagcaCATCCTATAAATAACAGGCTCCTTACACCTCTGCATTCTGGTACGTTTCCTTGAGTCGGAAAGAAACGGATGGCATTAGGGAGAGAGCCCGCAGCCCGTAGAGAACAGTCTCCCTGCGCACCCCCGGGTGGACCCCTGGGGTGTGCCGCACACCAGCACCCTACAGGCTGATAGGGAAAGTCCAAATACCTCTTCCCAGCCTCCCCCAGGGGAGGCTGTTATGTCAGTGGAGGCAAAGCCTCCGACCCAGGTGAAGGCTGGCACCGTCATCAACGCTACTGTAAGACCAGGTAAGCAGCCTCGGAGGGGTTCAGCGGAGCCCGAAGCCGGGACACAGTAGGAAAGACATGGTGGTTCCTGCTTATCCGTGGCTGGGCTTTCGGGGTGGCAGGTGTTACCCAGTGCCATCAGCCACAGGTGCAAGCAGGTGATCCTCCGTCTGACCTTGCATCAGCAGGTCAGTAGCAGCCTGACGGGGCAACGTCGGGATTCAACACCTGGCCGTGGGCCTCCGCTCATCCCCTCCCAAGGCGTCGCATCGTCTCACGGTACCCCCAGGAGGGTGACTACAGAGCAATGACGTAGTTCGAGAGGGAGAGAGGCTACTCTGATGACTTATTGCAGCATCCTGTCATGACTGTTCTAGTTCATTACTAGTTACTCCCCTCGGACGGCGCCTGGTTTACACATGAGCGCTCAGCACGGGGATGGATGTGCAGGAAAGAACGTGGCACATCTGGGGTTCAGTACTGCCCAGGCATCCAGGGGGGGTCCTGGGAGGTGGGCCGCAGCCGTGGGGGATGCTGCTCTACTCAACTCCACCTCTTCTGATGTCTAGGCCCACATTCTCATCCTTAGTTGACACCTAGACCTCTTTCTGTTTATGCCACTTTGTCTTTCTCCTTAGCTGAGCGGGGTCCTGGGAAAGAGTGAGGCGGGAACCAGTGTTAGGACCAAAATGGCACgggaggagcaggggtgggggtgcgtgtgggggtgggggtagaagcACCTTTTGGAACAAGGGCCGTCGGAGCTGGATGCCCACGTCCTGGTCACTCTCCATGTACAGGAGGTTGAAGGTCTCCTTGCAGCCCAGAGGCCCGGCTCCGCCGGGGAAACTCTTACAGTCCCTCACAGTGAACTGCAGCTCCACGTGGACCCGAGAAGCTTCCTCCCCGCGGTAGATCCAGTTGGAGCGCAGCCAGTGGTCAGTGTCCCCGCCTGCTTGCACTGGGCAGTCCTGGTACATGTAAAGGGGCGTCCCATTCAGGATCTGCTGCACCTCACTCCACTGTGAGAGGAGAATCGAGTCAGGCTCCAAGTCACCACCTGCCCCCCAGACTCTGGTTCGCTAGACCTCCCTGGGTTCACGCTACTTGTCCTGCTGTCTTCCCACCATGGGCCTGAGGACAGTAAGTTAAGTGCTCAGGGTCAGGAGTTATTTGGATACAGGACGGGCATGACAACAGCGACGCCTTCAATGAGCCCACTCCAACTTTGGAAGCACGAGCACCAATTTTTCCCCGTCTCGTCAGCAGAGTCGTGGCAAAGACAGACTCTGATGGCAAAATGCTCACTCACGAAACCTGTCTGGCTCCTTGTTCAGAGAAGAGGATAGTTAGTACATTTATATCAAGGCCCCTAAGCTCGGGGGGGCAAGAACAAGCATAGAACCCTTCTGTATGGAGGGAACTCATCCCTTCTAACATCCCTCTAGTTATGGTCACTATCAAAATCAACAATGGACGGGGCTGGGTGGACTCCCAGACACCATGCAGTCCATGCCCCTTACctgtttttacattaaaataatttttagacttATTCATAGTAACGGCTAGCCTAATGGGGCAGTCACTGTTGCAAGCACTTcccatgaggaaactgagtcacagcaCAAAGTTCAATGACTTGCCCTATGCACTCAGTTATTAGGAGGCAAAGCTGGGAcacacacccaggcaccctacgcTCTAGAgtttaagctcttttttttttttttttttaagattttatttattcatcagagtcACAGAAAAagtcagagacctaggcagagggagaagcaggctccctattgggagTCCAACgtagcactcgatcccaggacccagggatcataacctcagccaaaggcagacgctcaaccactgagccacccaggtgcccctagagtttAAGCTCTGGATCATTATGTCTCTCTGCGCTTATTATTAAAAGTCAAAGAATAAACATATATAGCATGAAGTGAAAGTCCTTTCACCCAACTGCCCCTTCACAGGGAGCCACTCTGAACAATTTGGAATAAAGCTCACCAGACCATTTTCAGTGCCCCTAGAGATGTGTCTGAATATTTTTCTGCGTATGTGTttttaacatatctttttttttttttggacacaaGGCTATTTCgtaatctactttttgtttttaacaaacaaaaaaagcctttgaggggcgcctgggtggctcagccggttaagtgtctgtcttcagctcaggtcacgaacCCAGGGCTGTGGGATGGAGTCCTAGATCGGGGCTCCCTACTCAccagtgtctgcttctccctctccctctgctcatgccctcatttgctctttctgtctctctcaaatgcataaatgaaaaaatctttaaaaatctaaatctaaaaaaaaaaaaccaccttaaaAAGTCTTTGAAAGATGTTCACAAGAATATAAATAGATCTACCTAATTCTTTTTAGCAATCTATAACacagtattccactgtatggatgtactgtcaattatttattcattcccctATTCTTGGGCATTTAGGTAGTTTCcagttctactgtttttttttttttttctactgttgtTTAAAGTCTACAcgcacagatttcttttttttttttttaatattttatttatttattcatgagagacacagagagagagagaggcagggacataggcagagggagaagcaggctccatgcagggagcctgacctgggactcgattccgggtctccaggatcaggccctgggctgaaggcggcgctaaaccgctgagtcaccggcTGCCCTACATGTACAGATTTCTAAAAGATTTCTGTAGAACTGCTATATCAAAGGGTAAA includes these proteins:
- the EPHA1 gene encoding ephrin type-A receptor 1, with protein sequence MERRWPLGLGLLLLLRAPLPPGARAEEVTLMDTSTAQGELGWLLDPPEDGWSEVQQILNGTPLYMYQDCPVQAGGDTDHWLRSNWIYRGEEASRVHVELQFTVRDCKSFPGGAGPLGCKETFNLLYMESDQDVGIQLRRPLFQKVTTVAADQSFTIRDLASGAVKLNVERCSLGRLTRRGLYLAFHNPGACVALVSVRVFYQRCPEVVQGLARFPDTLPGPGGLVEVAGTCLPHAQVSPGPSGAPRMHCSPDGEWLVPVGRCHCEPGYEEGGSGEGCLACPSGSYRADADAPRCVKCPGHSAAESEGATLCICDSGHFRAPGEGPQVSCTRPPSVPRNLSFSVLGTQLSLRWEPPADMGGRQDVRYSVGCSQCRGAAVDGGPCQPCGGSVHFSPGASGLTAPAVRVNGLEPYANYTFNVEAQNGVSGLGTSTPASASLSISMGHAESLSGLSLRLVKKEPRQLELTWAGSRPRSPGANLSYELHVLNQDEERHQMVLEPRVLLTELQPDTTYIVRVRMLTPLGPGPFSPDHEFRTSPPVSRGLTGGEIVAIIFGLLLGVALLMGMLFFRSRKAQRRHPQRQRDRVAEVNREDKLWLKPYVDLQAYEDPAQGALDFTQELDPGWLIVDTVIGEGEFGEVYRGTLRIPSQDCKTVAIKTLKDTSPDGQWWNFLREATIMGQFNHPHILHLEGVVTKRKPIMIITEFMENGALDAFLREREDQLVPGQLVAMLQGIASGMNYLSDHNYVHRDLAARNILVSQNLCCKVSDFGLTRLLDNFDGTYETQGGKIPIRWTAPEAIAHRTFTTASDVWSFGIVMWEVLSFGDKPYGEMSNQEVMKSIEDGYRLPPPVDCPAPLYELMKNCWAYDRARRPSFHQLKAHLDQLLANPHSLRTIANFDPRVTLRLPSLSGSDGIPYRSVPEWLESIRMKRYILHFRSAGLDTMECVLELTAEDLAQMGITLPGHQKRILCSIQGFKD